A genomic window from Polaribacter gangjinensis includes:
- a CDS encoding alpha/beta hydrolase, producing the protein MKIKIFLLLAFFYVANSNAQKLIDTIAVKSGVFDIPIKILLPKNMTKSKMPVYFFVHGGGWNGGTQDKVPPATLPSDAPFISNQLGVIYVGLAYRCKGNIATFADAINDLKASVKWFMDNSEMFNADVTRIGFGGASAGSTLAAIMAQKYQNSRLFVGLEGMYNLVDHDPEKSSFPNKEGRELYGLSTKKQSKRASAFYNLRKKPPTTLLFNGKEDALCHFSQTENFANKIKTSGGKVKIILYENINHTCLNPSYPEVMKKSVLEIANLFIEEFQLKNTDLNAIESLLNQKLHGMTKKNTINQVDILGSWKLNNITINFYEDGKGTFVNSKNNIVKEFLFSLEQDTILCDFNGETRSFFMRENNKMIYEINLVDRDLKYRAFNYTKT; encoded by the coding sequence ATGAAAATTAAGATATTCTTATTGCTTGCTTTTTTCTATGTAGCAAATAGTAATGCTCAAAAATTAATTGATACTATAGCTGTAAAATCAGGGGTTTTTGATATTCCTATAAAAATTTTGCTTCCAAAAAATATGACAAAAAGTAAAATGCCGGTATATTTTTTTGTTCACGGTGGTGGTTGGAATGGCGGAACACAAGATAAAGTTCCTCCAGCAACTCTTCCATCTGATGCACCTTTTATTTCAAATCAATTAGGAGTTATTTATGTTGGTTTAGCATACAGATGTAAAGGAAATATTGCAACTTTTGCAGATGCTATAAATGATTTAAAAGCATCCGTAAAATGGTTTATGGATAATTCAGAAATGTTTAATGCAGATGTCACTAGAATAGGTTTTGGTGGCGCATCAGCAGGATCAACTTTAGCAGCAATAATGGCTCAAAAATACCAAAATTCTAGACTTTTTGTTGGTTTGGAAGGGATGTATAATTTAGTAGATCATGATCCCGAAAAATCATCATTTCCTAATAAAGAAGGTAGGGAATTATATGGTTTATCTACAAAAAAACAAAGCAAAAGAGCTTCTGCATTCTATAATTTAAGAAAAAAGCCACCAACTACTTTATTATTCAATGGTAAAGAAGATGCTTTATGCCATTTTTCTCAGACAGAAAATTTTGCTAATAAAATTAAAACTTCTGGAGGTAAAGTAAAAATTATTCTATATGAAAATATTAATCACACTTGTTTAAATCCGTCTTATCCAGAGGTAATGAAAAAAAGTGTTTTGGAAATAGCCAATTTATTTATTGAAGAATTTCAATTAAAAAACACTGATTTAAATGCCATAGAATCTCTTTTGAATCAAAAGTTACATGGAATGACAAAGAAAAACACTATCAATCAAGTAGATATTTTAGGTTCTTGGAAGTTAAATAATATTACAATAAATTTTTATGAAGATGGAAAAGGTACTTTTGTAAATTCTAAAAATAATATTGTAAAAGAATTTTTATTTTCTTTAGAACAAGACACAATTCTTTGTGATTTTAATGGTGAAACTAGAAGCTTTTTCATGCGTGAAAATAATAAAATGATTTATGAGATAAATCTTGTAGATAGAGATTTAAAATATAGAGCATTTAATTATACTAAAACTTAA